A stretch of DNA from Anaerolineae bacterium:
GCGCCTGCGCGACGCCATCGGCAAGGGCATTTCCGAGGAGGATATCCTGCGTTCTGCCGCCATGGCGGCAGAACGCCGTTTCACCCAGTTGAAGCTGTATTTCATGCTGGGTCTCCCGGGGGAGGAAGAGGCGGATGTGGAAGCGCTGATCGAACTGGTACAGCGCACCGCCGGCCAGTTCCCTCATCAGATCGTGGTGAATGTGACCCCCTTTGTGCCTAAGCCGCATACGCCGTTCCAGTGGCTGTCCGCGCCGGCGGTGGATGTGGTCAAGGCCCGGTTGGAACGGGTCCGCCAGGGTCTGCGAGGCAAACGGATGCAGGTGCGCGCTGAAAGCCCAGAGTGGTCGCAGGTGCAGGCAGTGCTGGCGCGCGGCGATGAGCGCCTGGCGCCGGCGCTGGTCGGACTGCGCCGACCGACGCTGGCCGCCTGGCGGCAGAGCCTGGAGGAACAGGGCCTGGAGCCGGCGGAGTGGTTGAGGGCCTGGGGATATGAGGAGTCACTGCCGTGGGACCATATTGACCATGGGGTCGGCCGGCGCTTCCTCCAACGCATGGCCGAACGGGCGGAGGAGGGGAAACTGCCGGCCGGCTGTCCAGGGGCCGGCTGTACCGCTTGCGGCGTGTGCGAGATCGCTGGAACAGGAGAGGCCTGATGTCCCTCGACATTTTCCGCTTTGCGATCCTGCAAGATGTGCCAGAGCTGGAGCACGGCATATTCGGCCGGCAGGGAGGCGTCAGCCCGGCGCCCTATGATACCCTCAACGTGGGGGCGGATGTGGCGGACGACCCGGCGAATGTGCACCGAAACGTGGAGATCGCCTGCGAGGCACTGGGTGTGGCGCCGGCGGAGTTGGTCACGGTGCGTCAGGTGCACAGCAATCGGGTCATGCGGGTCGGGAGGACGCACCGCGGGCAGAAGGTGGGGGAGCTGGACGGGCTGATCACGGATGAGCCGGGAGTGCCGCTCATCCTGCGCTTCGCCGACTGTGTGCCCATCCTGGCCTATGACGCGCGCCGGGGT
This window harbors:
- a CDS encoding B12-binding domain-containing radical SAM protein; amino-acid sequence: RLRDAIGKGISEEDILRSAAMAAERRFTQLKLYFMLGLPGEEEADVEALIELVQRTAGQFPHQIVVNVTPFVPKPHTPFQWLSAPAVDVVKARLERVRQGLRGKRMQVRAESPEWSQVQAVLARGDERLAPALVGLRRPTLAAWRQSLEEQGLEPAEWLRAWGYEESLPWDHIDHGVGRRFLQRMAERAEEGKLPAGCPGAGCTACGVCEIAGTGEA